The following proteins come from a genomic window of Flavobacteriales bacterium:
- the atpC gene encoding ATP synthase F1 subunit epsilon → MKVEIITPDKSLFKGEASYVGIPGVDGGMGFLNNHAPLITVLKAGDVTVKTAEGEKSFPVKGGVVEVMNNTVLVLAE, encoded by the coding sequence ATGAAAGTAGAGATCATCACCCCGGACAAATCGCTCTTCAAGGGCGAGGCCAGCTACGTGGGCATTCCCGGCGTGGACGGCGGCATGGGCTTCCTGAACAACCACGCACCCTTGATCACGGTGCTGAAAGCCGGAGACGTGACGGTGAAGACTGCCGAAGGGGAGAAGTCCTTTCCCGTGAAGGGCGGCGTGGTGGAAGTGATGAACAATACCGTTCTGGTGCTCGCCGAGTGA